Proteins encoded in a region of the Benincasa hispida cultivar B227 chromosome 2, ASM972705v1, whole genome shotgun sequence genome:
- the LOC120070703 gene encoding uncharacterized protein LOC120070703, translated as MMSQQMSLFQKLCPSMTAIKLGNFGFAVNAIRNLWIRNPACTIWFRSTWATFCRKCILFCHTMLIMIGVKCFLICLKSYGVGRDKQAVDVEAEIIVSGDSSRLLLSECLLLNEVPSDVDPFLSWIYAGPTRGEQLALWAQTTEEEKTWGMKIFQILETEFYQLQCICERKYEDLKYEKALKLVEDCYHKEGSKTDFTPESRDLVLRKQREEFIEAENDPMHIGSRFELDALTDVLKECEAVVKSESWKAEDYFYQVDRGLEIAIIRQKERLSTKISNIDERIMRNVSEIQKLVHVLELLSTDDYQSILLPLVKSYLRTHLEDLAEKHVTKKSNATREAFLPKLARDSKKDTRDGSDNSRHALEKPNKRKMSEEFRKAKDSIRCSVFLSKMCFVMRASIVMHFKNNRNYS; from the exons ATGATGTCTCAACAAATGAGCTTATTTCAGAAGCTTTGTCCTTCTATGACGGCAATAAAACTTGGAAATTTTGGGTTTGCTGTAAATGCGATAAGAAATTTGTGGATTCGAAATCCCGCTTGCACCATATGGTTCAGGAGCACCTGGGCAACCTTTTGCCGAAAATGCATTCTATTTTGCCACACAATGTTGATAATGATTGGAGTAAAATGCTTCTTAATTTGTCTCAAGTCTTATGGTGTAGGCAGAGACAAACAAGCTGTTGATGTTGAAGCGGAAATTATTGTCAGTGGAGATTCGTCACGTCTCCTCCTCAGTGAGTGTTTGCTATTAAATGAGGTTCCTTCTGACGTTGATCCTTTCCTATCCTGGATATATGCAGGTCCCACTAGAGGGGAACAGTTAGCATTATGGGCACAAACAACAGAGGAAGAAAAGACGTGGGgaatgaaaatttttcaaataCTTGAGACAGAATTTTACCAACTACAGTGCATTTGTGAGAGAAAATATGAAGATTTGAAGTATGAAAAAGCATTGAAGTTAGTGGAGGATTGCTACCATAAGGAGGGAAGCAAGACTGACTTTACACCTGAGAGTCGTGATTTAGTCCTGAGGAAACAAAGAGAGGAGTTTATCGAGGCTGAAAATGACCCGATGCATATTGGCAGTAGGTTTGAGTTAGATGCTTTAACTGATGTTTTGAAAGAATGTGAAGCTGTGGTTAAAAGTGAAAGTTGGAAGGCCGAGGATTATTTTTATCAAGTTGATCGTGGTCTGGAAATTGCAATAATCAGACAGAAGGAACGACTATCTACCAAG ATTAGCAATATTGATGAACGCATCATGCGAAATGTTTCTGAAATTCAAAAGTTGGTACATGTGCTCGAGCTTCTTTCAACTGATGATTATCAATCTATATTGTTGCCTCTTGTGAAATCATACTTGAGG ACACATTTAGAAGATTTGGCTGAAAAACATGTCACGAAGAAGTCTAATGCCACAAGAGAAGCATTTTTACCTAAACTGGCACGAGATTCAAAAAAGGATACTAGAGATGGAAGTGATAATTCGAGACATGCACTTGAAAAGCccaataaaaggaaaatgagcGAGGAGTTTAGGAAAGCCAAGGACTCTATAAG GTGCTCAGTGTTCCTGAGCAAGATGTGCTTCGTGATGAGGGCGTCGATAGTG ATGCATTTCAAGAACAACAGAAATTACTCTTGA